In the genome of Populus trichocarpa isolate Nisqually-1 chromosome 6, P.trichocarpa_v4.1, whole genome shotgun sequence, one region contains:
- the LOC18100595 gene encoding uncharacterized protein LOC18100595 isoform X3 — protein MSGKASISQLSVSSSGSAGLSHVYIQHPPLRCNVPGSRGLFYDDGNKLLCSPTSDRVFSWKVAPFDPLVAPTSDLISEGPILSIRYSLDAKIIAIQRTSQEIQFFHRETGQNFCHKCKPESESILGFFWTDCPRCHFVLVKTSGLDLLACDAESKSFKLVETRKSNVSWYVYTHESRLVLLASGMQCKTFSGFQLSSAGIVCLPKFEMVMAKSEANSKPVLAAEDVYIATIYGRIYCLQIDRVAMLLHSYRFYQDAVVQQGSLPIYSSKIAVSVVDNVLLIHQVDTKVVILYDIFVDSRAPISAPLPLLFRGFPRSNASSSRSTIKDGESPEANISDSESNIYGDDWTFLIPDLTCNVSNKQLWKIHLDLEAISACSSEVPSVLEFLQHRRLEASKAKQLCLAITHNLILERSPVLMVAKAIEVLIASYSQSLKTGSYLKGIKDTEDNVQFKSIKTNRKVNKEKLSGGAESSSTEVHTSSSQSQHLRPTNSPLNASVSERQESEVTSPAISPDEMYSLVFAPVEEEMVGDSSYFVAIIVEFLRSASSVKKKVQPNIYVLAIQLLARNERYAELSLFIINKVLKHHLKMCL, from the exons ATGTCTGGGAAAGCATCCATCTCGCAGCTTAGTGTTAGTTCAAGTGGGTCTGCTGGGTTGTCACATGTTTATATTCAGCACCCTCCTTTACGATGTAATGTTCCAGGATCAAGGGGTTTATTTTATGATGATGGGAATAAGCTATTATGCTCCCCCACATCTGATCGG GTTTTTTCATGGAAAGTTGCTCCCTTTGATCCTCTTGTTGCACCTACCTCTGATTTGATAAGTGAAGGTCCTATCCTATCTATTCGGTATTCTTTAGATGCGAAGATCATAGCAATCCAGAGAACCAGTCAAGAGATCCAGTTTTTTCATAGGGAAACTGGACAAAACTTTTGTCACAAATGTAAGCCAGAGTCAGAGAGCATACTAGGGTTTTTTTGGACTGATTGTCCACGGTGCCATTTTGTACTAGTAAAGACCAG TGGGCTGGATTTGCTTGCCTGTGATGCtgaatcaaaatcatttaaattggTAGAAACAAGGAAATCGAACGTGAGCTGGTATGTATATACACATGAGAGTCGCTTGGTTCTTCTTGCTTCAGGAATGCAATGCAAGACCTTCAGTGGATTTCAG ctTTCATCTGCAGGGATTGTTTGCTTGCCAAAGTTTGAGATGGTAATGGCAAAATCTGAGGCTAACAGCAAGCCTGTCCTAGCAGCTGAAGATGTCTATATTGCAACCAT CTATGGGAGGATATACTGCTTGCAAATTGATAGAGTTGCAATGCTACTTCACTCGTATAGGTTTTATCAAGATGCTGTTGTGCAGCAG GGTTCCTTGCCAATATATTCAAGCAAAATTGCTGTTAGTGTGGTTGATAATGTACTTCTTATCCATCAAGTGGACACAAAGGTTGTTATACTCTATGACATATTTGTAGATTCTCGAGCACCCATTTCTGCTCCACTGCCTCTACTATTTAGGGGGTTCCCCAGGTCTAATGCTTCCTCCTCTCGATCTACCATAAAAGATGGTGAAAGTCCAGAGGCCAACATAAGTGATTCTGAATCAAACATTTATGGAGATGACTGGACATTTCTGATTCCTGACCTTACATGCAATGTTTCCAATAAGCAGTTATGGAAAATCCATTTAGACTTGGAG GCAATTTCTGCATGTAGCTCTGAAGTTCCATCAGTGCTTGAGTTCTTGCAACATAGGAGGTTGGAAGCTAGTAAG GCTAAGCAGCTGTGCTTGGCAATTACACACAACCTTATCTTGGAAAGGAGTCCGGTCTTAATGGTTGCCAAGGCAATAGAAGTACTGATTGCGTCTTACTCCCAGTCACTCAAAACAGGAAGTTATCTCAAAGGAATTAAAG ACACTGAAGACAATGTccaattcaaatcaataaaaacaaaccgAAAAGTGAACAAGGAGAAATTATCAGGTGGTGCTGAGAGTTCTAGCACTGAAGTTCACACATCATCTTCACAATCTCAGCATCTTAGACCAACTAACAGCCCATTAAATGCTAGTGTTTCTGAAAGGCAAGAGTCTGAAGTTACTTCTCCAGCAATTTCACCCGATGAGATGTATAGCCTTGTGTTTGCTCCAGTTGAGGAAGAGATGGTGGGAGACTCCTCTTACTTCGTTGCCATCATTGTTGAGTTCCTTCGTAG TGCAAGTTCAGTAAAGAAAAAAGTTCAACCAAACATCTATGTGTTGGCAATACAACTTCTAGCACGCAATGAGCGATATGCAGAACTCTCACTGTTCATCATAAACAAGGTTTTGAAACATCATCTAAAAATGTGCTTATGA
- the LOC18100595 gene encoding uncharacterized protein LOC18100595 isoform X2 codes for MSGKASISQLSVSSSGSAGLSHVYIQHPPLRCNVPGSRGLFYDDGNKLLCSPTSDRVFSWKVAPFDPLVAPTSDLISEGPILSIRYSLDAKIIAIQRTSQEIQFFHRETGQNFCHKCKPESESILGFFWTDCPRCHFVLVKTSGLDLLACDAESKSFKLVETRKSNVSWYVYTHESRLVLLASGMQCKTFSGFQLSSAGIVCLPKFEMVMAKSEANSKPVLAAEDVYIATIYGRIYCLQIDRVAMLLHSYRFYQDAVVQQGSLPIYSSKIAVSVVDNVLLIHQVDTKVVILYDIFVDSRAPISAPLPLLFRGFPRSNASSSRSTIKDGESPEANISDSESNIYGDDWTFLIPDLTCNVSNKQLWKIHLDLEAISACSSEVPSVLEFLQHRRLEASKAKQLCLAITHNLILERSPVLMVAKAIEVLIASYSQSLKTGSYLKGIKDNVQFKSIKTNRKVNKEKLSGGAESSSTEVHTSSSQSQHLRPTNSPLNASVSERQESEVTSPAISPDEMYSLVFAPVEEEMVGDSSYFVAIIVEFLRSASSVKKKVQPNIYVLAIQLLARNERYAELSLFIINKVLQPSKEVAMQLLEAGRQNSQVRKLGLDMLRQLSLHHDYVLQLVQDGYYLEALRYARKHKVVTVRPSLFLEAALASNDSQLLAAVLRFFSDFTPGFKTTSDCHTYNRILNEMNSAVAV; via the exons ATGTCTGGGAAAGCATCCATCTCGCAGCTTAGTGTTAGTTCAAGTGGGTCTGCTGGGTTGTCACATGTTTATATTCAGCACCCTCCTTTACGATGTAATGTTCCAGGATCAAGGGGTTTATTTTATGATGATGGGAATAAGCTATTATGCTCCCCCACATCTGATCGG GTTTTTTCATGGAAAGTTGCTCCCTTTGATCCTCTTGTTGCACCTACCTCTGATTTGATAAGTGAAGGTCCTATCCTATCTATTCGGTATTCTTTAGATGCGAAGATCATAGCAATCCAGAGAACCAGTCAAGAGATCCAGTTTTTTCATAGGGAAACTGGACAAAACTTTTGTCACAAATGTAAGCCAGAGTCAGAGAGCATACTAGGGTTTTTTTGGACTGATTGTCCACGGTGCCATTTTGTACTAGTAAAGACCAG TGGGCTGGATTTGCTTGCCTGTGATGCtgaatcaaaatcatttaaattggTAGAAACAAGGAAATCGAACGTGAGCTGGTATGTATATACACATGAGAGTCGCTTGGTTCTTCTTGCTTCAGGAATGCAATGCAAGACCTTCAGTGGATTTCAG ctTTCATCTGCAGGGATTGTTTGCTTGCCAAAGTTTGAGATGGTAATGGCAAAATCTGAGGCTAACAGCAAGCCTGTCCTAGCAGCTGAAGATGTCTATATTGCAACCAT CTATGGGAGGATATACTGCTTGCAAATTGATAGAGTTGCAATGCTACTTCACTCGTATAGGTTTTATCAAGATGCTGTTGTGCAGCAG GGTTCCTTGCCAATATATTCAAGCAAAATTGCTGTTAGTGTGGTTGATAATGTACTTCTTATCCATCAAGTGGACACAAAGGTTGTTATACTCTATGACATATTTGTAGATTCTCGAGCACCCATTTCTGCTCCACTGCCTCTACTATTTAGGGGGTTCCCCAGGTCTAATGCTTCCTCCTCTCGATCTACCATAAAAGATGGTGAAAGTCCAGAGGCCAACATAAGTGATTCTGAATCAAACATTTATGGAGATGACTGGACATTTCTGATTCCTGACCTTACATGCAATGTTTCCAATAAGCAGTTATGGAAAATCCATTTAGACTTGGAG GCAATTTCTGCATGTAGCTCTGAAGTTCCATCAGTGCTTGAGTTCTTGCAACATAGGAGGTTGGAAGCTAGTAAG GCTAAGCAGCTGTGCTTGGCAATTACACACAACCTTATCTTGGAAAGGAGTCCGGTCTTAATGGTTGCCAAGGCAATAGAAGTACTGATTGCGTCTTACTCCCAGTCACTCAAAACAGGAAGTTATCTCAAAGGAATTAAAG ACAATGTccaattcaaatcaataaaaacaaaccgAAAAGTGAACAAGGAGAAATTATCAGGTGGTGCTGAGAGTTCTAGCACTGAAGTTCACACATCATCTTCACAATCTCAGCATCTTAGACCAACTAACAGCCCATTAAATGCTAGTGTTTCTGAAAGGCAAGAGTCTGAAGTTACTTCTCCAGCAATTTCACCCGATGAGATGTATAGCCTTGTGTTTGCTCCAGTTGAGGAAGAGATGGTGGGAGACTCCTCTTACTTCGTTGCCATCATTGTTGAGTTCCTTCGTAG TGCAAGTTCAGTAAAGAAAAAAGTTCAACCAAACATCTATGTGTTGGCAATACAACTTCTAGCACGCAATGAGCGATATGCAGAACTCTCACTGTTCATCATAAACAAG GTTCTTCAACCCTCAAAAGAAGTTGCAATGCAGCTCCTAGAAGCAGGCCGTCAAAATTCCCAGGTTAGGAAGCTGGGTCTAGATATGCTGAGACAGCTCTCTTTGCATCATGACTACGTGTTGCAACTAGTGCAAGATGGATATTATCTTGAAGCCTTGCGTTATGCTAGGAAGCACAAG GTTGTGACTGTCCGCCCCTCGTTGTTTCTGGAAGCTGCTTTGGCTTCTAATGATTCTCAACTCCTTGCTGCAGTGCTGAGATTCTTTTCAGATTTTACTCCAGGATTTAAAACCACTTCCGACTGCCATACCTACAATCGGATTCTCAATGAGATGAACTCAGCTGTAGCTGTTTGA
- the LOC18100595 gene encoding uncharacterized protein LOC18100595 isoform X1: MSGKASISQLSVSSSGSAGLSHVYIQHPPLRCNVPGSRGLFYDDGNKLLCSPTSDRVFSWKVAPFDPLVAPTSDLISEGPILSIRYSLDAKIIAIQRTSQEIQFFHRETGQNFCHKCKPESESILGFFWTDCPRCHFVLVKTSGLDLLACDAESKSFKLVETRKSNVSWYVYTHESRLVLLASGMQCKTFSGFQLSSAGIVCLPKFEMVMAKSEANSKPVLAAEDVYIATIYGRIYCLQIDRVAMLLHSYRFYQDAVVQQGSLPIYSSKIAVSVVDNVLLIHQVDTKVVILYDIFVDSRAPISAPLPLLFRGFPRSNASSSRSTIKDGESPEANISDSESNIYGDDWTFLIPDLTCNVSNKQLWKIHLDLEAISACSSEVPSVLEFLQHRRLEASKAKQLCLAITHNLILERSPVLMVAKAIEVLIASYSQSLKTGSYLKGIKDTEDNVQFKSIKTNRKVNKEKLSGGAESSSTEVHTSSSQSQHLRPTNSPLNASVSERQESEVTSPAISPDEMYSLVFAPVEEEMVGDSSYFVAIIVEFLRSASSVKKKVQPNIYVLAIQLLARNERYAELSLFIINKVLQPSKEVAMQLLEAGRQNSQVRKLGLDMLRQLSLHHDYVLQLVQDGYYLEALRYARKHKVVTVRPSLFLEAALASNDSQLLAAVLRFFSDFTPGFKTTSDCHTYNRILNEMNSAVAV, from the exons ATGTCTGGGAAAGCATCCATCTCGCAGCTTAGTGTTAGTTCAAGTGGGTCTGCTGGGTTGTCACATGTTTATATTCAGCACCCTCCTTTACGATGTAATGTTCCAGGATCAAGGGGTTTATTTTATGATGATGGGAATAAGCTATTATGCTCCCCCACATCTGATCGG GTTTTTTCATGGAAAGTTGCTCCCTTTGATCCTCTTGTTGCACCTACCTCTGATTTGATAAGTGAAGGTCCTATCCTATCTATTCGGTATTCTTTAGATGCGAAGATCATAGCAATCCAGAGAACCAGTCAAGAGATCCAGTTTTTTCATAGGGAAACTGGACAAAACTTTTGTCACAAATGTAAGCCAGAGTCAGAGAGCATACTAGGGTTTTTTTGGACTGATTGTCCACGGTGCCATTTTGTACTAGTAAAGACCAG TGGGCTGGATTTGCTTGCCTGTGATGCtgaatcaaaatcatttaaattggTAGAAACAAGGAAATCGAACGTGAGCTGGTATGTATATACACATGAGAGTCGCTTGGTTCTTCTTGCTTCAGGAATGCAATGCAAGACCTTCAGTGGATTTCAG ctTTCATCTGCAGGGATTGTTTGCTTGCCAAAGTTTGAGATGGTAATGGCAAAATCTGAGGCTAACAGCAAGCCTGTCCTAGCAGCTGAAGATGTCTATATTGCAACCAT CTATGGGAGGATATACTGCTTGCAAATTGATAGAGTTGCAATGCTACTTCACTCGTATAGGTTTTATCAAGATGCTGTTGTGCAGCAG GGTTCCTTGCCAATATATTCAAGCAAAATTGCTGTTAGTGTGGTTGATAATGTACTTCTTATCCATCAAGTGGACACAAAGGTTGTTATACTCTATGACATATTTGTAGATTCTCGAGCACCCATTTCTGCTCCACTGCCTCTACTATTTAGGGGGTTCCCCAGGTCTAATGCTTCCTCCTCTCGATCTACCATAAAAGATGGTGAAAGTCCAGAGGCCAACATAAGTGATTCTGAATCAAACATTTATGGAGATGACTGGACATTTCTGATTCCTGACCTTACATGCAATGTTTCCAATAAGCAGTTATGGAAAATCCATTTAGACTTGGAG GCAATTTCTGCATGTAGCTCTGAAGTTCCATCAGTGCTTGAGTTCTTGCAACATAGGAGGTTGGAAGCTAGTAAG GCTAAGCAGCTGTGCTTGGCAATTACACACAACCTTATCTTGGAAAGGAGTCCGGTCTTAATGGTTGCCAAGGCAATAGAAGTACTGATTGCGTCTTACTCCCAGTCACTCAAAACAGGAAGTTATCTCAAAGGAATTAAAG ACACTGAAGACAATGTccaattcaaatcaataaaaacaaaccgAAAAGTGAACAAGGAGAAATTATCAGGTGGTGCTGAGAGTTCTAGCACTGAAGTTCACACATCATCTTCACAATCTCAGCATCTTAGACCAACTAACAGCCCATTAAATGCTAGTGTTTCTGAAAGGCAAGAGTCTGAAGTTACTTCTCCAGCAATTTCACCCGATGAGATGTATAGCCTTGTGTTTGCTCCAGTTGAGGAAGAGATGGTGGGAGACTCCTCTTACTTCGTTGCCATCATTGTTGAGTTCCTTCGTAG TGCAAGTTCAGTAAAGAAAAAAGTTCAACCAAACATCTATGTGTTGGCAATACAACTTCTAGCACGCAATGAGCGATATGCAGAACTCTCACTGTTCATCATAAACAAG GTTCTTCAACCCTCAAAAGAAGTTGCAATGCAGCTCCTAGAAGCAGGCCGTCAAAATTCCCAGGTTAGGAAGCTGGGTCTAGATATGCTGAGACAGCTCTCTTTGCATCATGACTACGTGTTGCAACTAGTGCAAGATGGATATTATCTTGAAGCCTTGCGTTATGCTAGGAAGCACAAG GTTGTGACTGTCCGCCCCTCGTTGTTTCTGGAAGCTGCTTTGGCTTCTAATGATTCTCAACTCCTTGCTGCAGTGCTGAGATTCTTTTCAGATTTTACTCCAGGATTTAAAACCACTTCCGACTGCCATACCTACAATCGGATTCTCAATGAGATGAACTCAGCTGTAGCTGTTTGA
- the LOC18100595 gene encoding uncharacterized protein LOC18100595 isoform X4: protein MQCKTFSGFQLSSAGIVCLPKFEMVMAKSEANSKPVLAAEDVYIATIYGRIYCLQIDRVAMLLHSYRFYQDAVVQQGSLPIYSSKIAVSVVDNVLLIHQVDTKVVILYDIFVDSRAPISAPLPLLFRGFPRSNASSSRSTIKDGESPEANISDSESNIYGDDWTFLIPDLTCNVSNKQLWKIHLDLEAISACSSEVPSVLEFLQHRRLEASKAKQLCLAITHNLILERSPVLMVAKAIEVLIASYSQSLKTGSYLKGIKDTEDNVQFKSIKTNRKVNKEKLSGGAESSSTEVHTSSSQSQHLRPTNSPLNASVSERQESEVTSPAISPDEMYSLVFAPVEEEMVGDSSYFVAIIVEFLRSASSVKKKVQPNIYVLAIQLLARNERYAELSLFIINKVLQPSKEVAMQLLEAGRQNSQVRKLGLDMLRQLSLHHDYVLQLVQDGYYLEALRYARKHKVVTVRPSLFLEAALASNDSQLLAAVLRFFSDFTPGFKTTSDCHTYNRILNEMNSAVAV, encoded by the exons ATGCAATGCAAGACCTTCAGTGGATTTCAG ctTTCATCTGCAGGGATTGTTTGCTTGCCAAAGTTTGAGATGGTAATGGCAAAATCTGAGGCTAACAGCAAGCCTGTCCTAGCAGCTGAAGATGTCTATATTGCAACCAT CTATGGGAGGATATACTGCTTGCAAATTGATAGAGTTGCAATGCTACTTCACTCGTATAGGTTTTATCAAGATGCTGTTGTGCAGCAG GGTTCCTTGCCAATATATTCAAGCAAAATTGCTGTTAGTGTGGTTGATAATGTACTTCTTATCCATCAAGTGGACACAAAGGTTGTTATACTCTATGACATATTTGTAGATTCTCGAGCACCCATTTCTGCTCCACTGCCTCTACTATTTAGGGGGTTCCCCAGGTCTAATGCTTCCTCCTCTCGATCTACCATAAAAGATGGTGAAAGTCCAGAGGCCAACATAAGTGATTCTGAATCAAACATTTATGGAGATGACTGGACATTTCTGATTCCTGACCTTACATGCAATGTTTCCAATAAGCAGTTATGGAAAATCCATTTAGACTTGGAG GCAATTTCTGCATGTAGCTCTGAAGTTCCATCAGTGCTTGAGTTCTTGCAACATAGGAGGTTGGAAGCTAGTAAG GCTAAGCAGCTGTGCTTGGCAATTACACACAACCTTATCTTGGAAAGGAGTCCGGTCTTAATGGTTGCCAAGGCAATAGAAGTACTGATTGCGTCTTACTCCCAGTCACTCAAAACAGGAAGTTATCTCAAAGGAATTAAAG ACACTGAAGACAATGTccaattcaaatcaataaaaacaaaccgAAAAGTGAACAAGGAGAAATTATCAGGTGGTGCTGAGAGTTCTAGCACTGAAGTTCACACATCATCTTCACAATCTCAGCATCTTAGACCAACTAACAGCCCATTAAATGCTAGTGTTTCTGAAAGGCAAGAGTCTGAAGTTACTTCTCCAGCAATTTCACCCGATGAGATGTATAGCCTTGTGTTTGCTCCAGTTGAGGAAGAGATGGTGGGAGACTCCTCTTACTTCGTTGCCATCATTGTTGAGTTCCTTCGTAG TGCAAGTTCAGTAAAGAAAAAAGTTCAACCAAACATCTATGTGTTGGCAATACAACTTCTAGCACGCAATGAGCGATATGCAGAACTCTCACTGTTCATCATAAACAAG GTTCTTCAACCCTCAAAAGAAGTTGCAATGCAGCTCCTAGAAGCAGGCCGTCAAAATTCCCAGGTTAGGAAGCTGGGTCTAGATATGCTGAGACAGCTCTCTTTGCATCATGACTACGTGTTGCAACTAGTGCAAGATGGATATTATCTTGAAGCCTTGCGTTATGCTAGGAAGCACAAG GTTGTGACTGTCCGCCCCTCGTTGTTTCTGGAAGCTGCTTTGGCTTCTAATGATTCTCAACTCCTTGCTGCAGTGCTGAGATTCTTTTCAGATTTTACTCCAGGATTTAAAACCACTTCCGACTGCCATACCTACAATCGGATTCTCAATGAGATGAACTCAGCTGTAGCTGTTTGA